Proteins co-encoded in one Thermochromatium tepidum ATCC 43061 genomic window:
- a CDS encoding protein-L-isoaspartate(D-aspartate) O-methyltransferase, whose protein sequence is MVEQRRRLVELIQAEVRATAHELGFDRLDPQVEQALLSVPRERFVPESERALAYVNAPLPIGAGQTISQPYIVAIMTQLLEVKPGDRVYELGTGSGYQAAILAEMGVEVYTVEILAELAERAAKTLRSLGYDRVQVRTGDGWLGWPEAAPFDGIIVTAAAPRIPRRLVEQLAPDGQLVIPMGTAERVQWLAVFSRDENGELVRRDLLPVRFVPVTGDMEP, encoded by the coding sequence ATGGTTGAACAGCGTCGGCGTCTGGTGGAGCTGATCCAGGCCGAAGTCCGGGCAACGGCCCATGAATTGGGGTTCGATCGGCTCGATCCCCAGGTCGAGCAGGCGTTGCTCAGCGTGCCGCGCGAACGCTTCGTGCCGGAGTCCGAGCGGGCGCTCGCCTATGTCAACGCGCCGCTCCCGATCGGCGCTGGTCAGACCATCTCGCAGCCCTATATCGTCGCCATCATGACCCAGCTACTTGAGGTCAAACCGGGCGATCGGGTCTATGAGCTGGGCACGGGTTCAGGGTATCAGGCCGCGATCCTGGCCGAGATGGGGGTCGAGGTCTATACGGTCGAGATCCTGGCCGAGCTGGCCGAGCGCGCGGCAAAGACACTGAGGTCGCTCGGCTATGATCGAGTCCAGGTGCGCACGGGGGACGGCTGGCTCGGCTGGCCGGAGGCCGCGCCCTTCGACGGCATCATCGTCACCGCTGCCGCACCCCGTATCCCGCGTCGGCTGGTCGAGCAGCTCGCACCCGATGGCCAGCTGGTAATCCCCATGGGGACAGCCGAGCGCGTGCAATGGTTGGCGGTCTTCAGCCGCGATGAGAACGGCGA
- a CDS encoding NapC/NirT family cytochrome c, translated as MSKPESTSVKRISLLALGLAVVGGIAFVWTINFGIEITNTLEFCTSCHTMQTNFEEYKESRHYKNNSGVQATCADCHVPKPLGPKLVTKFVAAKDVYHEVMGTIDTPEKFEARRWYLANLVWKRMEASDSRECRSCHDYANMDLSEQSRSARSRHSAAQDKGQTCIECHKGVVHHEPSEPDTNP; from the coding sequence ATGTCGAAGCCCGAGTCCACTTCGGTCAAGCGCATTTCCCTGCTTGCACTCGGCTTGGCCGTCGTCGGGGGCATCGCCTTCGTCTGGACCATCAACTTCGGCATCGAGATCACCAACACCCTCGAATTCTGCACCTCCTGCCACACCATGCAGACCAATTTCGAGGAATACAAGGAATCGCGTCACTACAAGAACAACTCGGGCGTCCAGGCCACCTGCGCCGACTGCCATGTGCCCAAACCGCTCGGTCCCAAGCTCGTCACCAAATTCGTGGCAGCCAAGGATGTCTATCACGAGGTCATGGGGACCATCGACACGCCTGAGAAGTTCGAGGCCCGCAGGTGGTATCTGGCCAACCTGGTCTGGAAACGGATGGAGGCGAGCGACTCGCGTGAATGTCGCAGCTGTCACGACTATGCCAATATGGATCTCTCGGAGCAGAGCCGCTCGGCGCGTAGTCGTCACTCGGCCGCCCAAGACAAGGGTCAGACCTGTATCGAGTGCCACAAGGGCGTGGTCCATCACGAGCCGAGCGAGCCGGACACTAACCCCTAA
- a CDS encoding c-type cytochrome, with protein sequence MTPSTKRLMLAVSVLASGLASNAGAEPTAEMLANNCAGCHGTRGNSAGPASPSIAQMDPAVFVEVMEQFKSGEIQSTIMGRIAKGYSTADFQKMAEYFKQQTYQPVKQSFDKALVAKGTKLHDKYCEKCHVESGKPLADQDEYHILAGQWTPYLRYAIEDFRAERRPMEKKMASKLKELLKAEGEDGLDALFAFYASQQ encoded by the coding sequence ATGACACCAAGCACCAAGAGACTCATGCTCGCGGTCAGCGTGCTGGCATCTGGACTCGCGTCCAATGCCGGCGCCGAGCCCACGGCTGAGATGCTGGCCAACAATTGCGCCGGTTGCCACGGCACCCGTGGCAACAGCGCCGGCCCGGCCTCGCCCTCGATCGCCCAGATGGACCCGGCCGTCTTCGTCGAGGTGATGGAACAGTTCAAGAGCGGTGAGATCCAGTCGACGATCATGGGTCGCATCGCCAAGGGTTACTCGACGGCGGATTTCCAGAAGATGGCCGAGTATTTCAAGCAGCAGACCTATCAGCCGGTCAAACAGTCCTTCGACAAGGCGCTGGTCGCCAAGGGTACCAAGCTGCACGATAAATACTGCGAGAAATGCCATGTCGAGAGCGGCAAGCCGCTTGCTGACCAGGATGAGTACCACATCCTCGCCGGCCAGTGGACGCCCTATCTCAGGTATGCCATCGAGGACTTTCGCGCCGAACGTCGTCCAATGGAAAAGAAGATGGCCTCTAAACTCAAGGAACTGCTCAAGGCCGAGGGTGAGGACGGGCTCGATGCACTCTTTGCCTTCTATGCCAGCCAGCAATGA
- the nadA gene encoding quinolinate synthase NadA yields MVESICAAPTIRSIEVPPPPTWPELSEEARAALRARILRLLAERRAVLVAHYYTDGELQSLAEETGGCVADSLEMARFGTESDAETLVVCGVRFMGETAKILNPEKRVLMPDLRATCSLDEGCPADQFSAFCDAHPDHTVVVYANTSAAVKARADWVVTSSIALPVVEHLTARGEKILWAPDRHLGRYIERMTGAEMLLWNGACVVHEEFKSFALERVRRLHPDAAVLVHPEAPAEVVDQADVVGSTTQLIRAVVELPHPKFIVATDAGILWKMRQVAPDKTLIPAPTAGAGATCESCAHCPWMAMNALQNLEQVLLTGDQEIQIDPAIRERALIPIRRMLDFARQRPARA; encoded by the coding sequence ATGGTCGAGTCTATCTGCGCAGCGCCCACGATCCGTTCGATCGAGGTCCCCCCGCCTCCCACATGGCCGGAGTTGAGCGAAGAGGCGCGCGCGGCACTCCGCGCCCGGATCCTACGGTTGCTCGCCGAGCGCCGCGCCGTGCTCGTCGCCCACTATTACACGGATGGCGAGCTCCAGTCGCTCGCCGAGGAGACCGGCGGATGCGTCGCCGACTCGCTGGAGATGGCGCGCTTCGGCACCGAGAGCGACGCCGAAACGCTCGTGGTCTGCGGTGTACGGTTCATGGGCGAGACGGCCAAGATCCTCAACCCCGAAAAACGGGTACTGATGCCGGATCTGCGCGCCACCTGTTCGCTCGACGAGGGCTGCCCGGCGGATCAATTCAGCGCCTTCTGCGACGCCCACCCGGATCACACCGTGGTCGTCTATGCCAACACCAGCGCCGCGGTCAAGGCGCGTGCCGACTGGGTCGTGACCTCCAGTATCGCTTTGCCGGTGGTCGAACATCTGACCGCGCGCGGCGAGAAGATCCTCTGGGCGCCCGACAGACATCTCGGGCGCTACATCGAGCGCATGACCGGGGCCGAGATGCTCCTATGGAACGGCGCCTGTGTGGTGCATGAGGAGTTCAAATCCTTCGCCCTGGAGCGGGTCCGGCGGCTGCATCCAGATGCCGCCGTGCTGGTGCACCCCGAAGCGCCCGCCGAGGTCGTCGATCAGGCCGACGTGGTCGGCTCGACCACCCAGCTCATCCGTGCGGTGGTCGAGCTGCCGCACCCGAAGTTCATCGTCGCCACCGATGCCGGCATCCTCTGGAAGATGCGTCAGGTCGCCCCTGACAAGACCCTCATCCCCGCCCCCACAGCCGGGGCGGGCGCGACCTGCGAAAGCTGTGCCCACTGTCCCTGGATGGCGATGAACGCACTCCAGAATCTGGAACAGGTGCTATTGACCGGCGATCAGGAGATCCAGATCGACCCAGCCATCCGCGAGCGCGCCCTGATCCCCATCCGCCGCATGCTCGATTTCGCCCGCCAACGCCCGGCACGCGCCTGA
- the fccB gene encoding sulfide-cytochrome-c reductase — MRLNRRDFIKTSGTALAAVGILGFPYLAFGAGRKVVVVGGGTGGATAAKYIKLADPSIEVTLIEPNETYYTCYMSNEVIGGDRELASLRVGYDGLRAHGIQVVHDSALGIDPDKKLVKTAGGAEFAYDRCVVAPGIDLLYDKIEGYSEALAAKLPHAWKAGEQTALLRRQLESMDDGGVVIIAPPAPPFRCPPGPYERASQIAHYLKAHKSKSKVIILDNSQTFSKQAQFTKGWERLYGFGTENALIEWHPGPDAAVVKTDTEAMTVETSFGETFKAAVINLIPPQRAGKIAQSASLTNDSGWCPVDIRTFESSLQPGIHVIGDACNAAPMPKSAYSANSQAKVAAAAVVALLKGEEPGTPSYLNTCYSILAPGYGISIAAVYRPNAEGKAIEAVPDSGGITPVDAPDWVLEREVQYAHSWYNNIVHDTFG; from the coding sequence ATGCGATTGAACAGACGCGATTTCATCAAGACCTCAGGCACCGCGCTGGCGGCGGTCGGTATCCTGGGCTTCCCGTATCTCGCCTTTGGCGCCGGACGCAAGGTCGTCGTGGTCGGTGGCGGCACCGGCGGAGCGACGGCGGCCAAGTACATCAAGCTCGCTGATCCCAGCATCGAGGTCACCCTGATCGAGCCCAACGAGACCTATTACACCTGCTACATGAGCAACGAGGTCATCGGTGGCGACCGCGAGCTCGCTTCGCTCAGGGTCGGCTATGATGGCCTCAGGGCGCACGGCATCCAGGTCGTGCACGACAGCGCCCTGGGAATCGACCCCGACAAGAAGCTGGTCAAGACCGCCGGGGGGGCCGAATTCGCCTATGACCGCTGTGTCGTCGCCCCGGGCATCGACCTGCTCTACGACAAGATCGAGGGCTACAGCGAGGCGCTCGCCGCTAAGCTCCCCCATGCCTGGAAGGCCGGCGAACAGACTGCGCTCTTGCGCCGTCAGCTCGAATCCATGGACGACGGCGGTGTGGTCATCATCGCCCCCCCGGCCCCGCCTTTCCGCTGCCCGCCCGGGCCCTATGAGCGCGCCAGTCAGATCGCCCATTACCTCAAGGCCCACAAATCCAAGTCCAAGGTCATCATCCTCGACAACAGTCAGACCTTCTCCAAACAGGCCCAGTTCACCAAGGGCTGGGAACGACTCTATGGCTTCGGCACGGAGAACGCACTGATCGAGTGGCACCCGGGCCCGGATGCCGCCGTGGTCAAGACGGATACCGAGGCGATGACGGTTGAGACGAGCTTCGGCGAGACCTTCAAGGCCGCCGTCATCAATCTCATCCCGCCGCAGCGCGCAGGAAAGATCGCCCAAAGCGCCAGCTTGACCAATGACTCTGGCTGGTGCCCGGTCGATATCCGGACCTTCGAATCTAGCCTCCAGCCGGGCATCCATGTCATCGGCGATGCCTGTAATGCCGCCCCCATGCCCAAATCGGCCTATTCGGCCAACAGTCAGGCCAAGGTTGCCGCCGCGGCCGTGGTCGCGCTGCTCAAGGGCGAAGAGCCGGGTACGCCGTCCTATCTCAATACCTGTTATTCGATCCTGGCACCAGGTTACGGCATCTCGATCGCTGCTGTCTATCGTCCGAACGCCGAGGGGAAAGCCATCGAGGCCGTACCGGATTCAGGGGGTATCACCCCGGTGGATGCCCCGGATTGGGTCCTGGAGCGCGAGGTCCAGTACGCCCATAGCTGGTATAACAACATCGTGCATGACACCTTCGGGTAA
- a CDS encoding ankyrin repeat domain-containing protein has protein sequence MAPSRTLCLQAALLLSGLVLVGGPVCAAETDLETELRLTVMIGDAAGAAALLDRGASVDAPNPFGKTALMFAVESGDLETVTLLLNRGADINARTVAGCTPLTFAAETGHIHISAMLLERGARVQDRTHSGWDALMIAARHGITAMVEQLLSKGADPKAADREGRTALMQAAAKGHTEVLPLLVRAGADLEARDKQGATALLIAAERGQVAAVETLVGLGAQLDAVDALGSTALILAVGHGHVAMVERLLAMGADPDRQDHEGTTALMEAVTTDHAEIIDRLLAAGARTDLRDAAGRTAADRALQLGRSQAIARLVPDFAPTP, from the coding sequence ATGGCCCCATCTCGCACCCTTTGCCTCCAGGCCGCACTGCTTCTCTCCGGACTGGTCCTGGTCGGAGGACCTGTCTGCGCCGCCGAAACAGACCTTGAGACCGAGCTACGTCTGACCGTCATGATCGGCGACGCCGCGGGTGCTGCCGCCCTGCTTGACCGAGGTGCGTCCGTCGATGCACCCAACCCATTCGGCAAGACGGCGCTCATGTTCGCCGTTGAGAGCGGCGACCTAGAGACGGTCACACTGCTCCTGAACCGAGGGGCCGATATCAATGCCCGCACCGTCGCCGGCTGTACCCCCCTGACCTTTGCCGCCGAGACCGGACACATCCATATCAGCGCCATGCTCCTGGAGCGCGGCGCCCGTGTCCAGGATCGCACCCACTCCGGCTGGGATGCCCTCATGATCGCCGCGCGCCATGGCATCACCGCCATGGTCGAGCAGCTGCTGTCCAAGGGTGCCGATCCCAAGGCCGCCGATCGTGAGGGACGCACGGCGCTCATGCAGGCTGCCGCCAAGGGGCATACCGAGGTCCTGCCGTTGTTGGTCAGGGCCGGGGCGGATCTGGAGGCGCGTGACAAACAAGGCGCCACGGCCCTGCTCATCGCCGCCGAACGGGGACAGGTGGCTGCGGTCGAGACGCTCGTCGGACTCGGTGCCCAGCTCGATGCCGTCGATGCGCTGGGGTCGACCGCACTCATCCTGGCCGTCGGGCACGGTCATGTCGCCATGGTCGAGCGCCTACTCGCCATGGGCGCCGATCCCGACCGGCAGGACCATGAGGGCACGACGGCCCTGATGGAGGCGGTGACCACGGATCATGCCGAGATCATCGATCGGCTCCTTGCCGCTGGTGCTCGCACCGACCTCAGAGACGCCGCCGGACGCACTGCGGCCGACCGCGCACTGCAACTGGGTCGCTCGCAGGCGATCGCGCGCCTGGTGCCGGATTTCGCGCCGACGCCGTGA